The genomic window GACGCAGGAAAAATCTACTGTGGAAACAAATGGACATGCGGCTGTCGATCTTGAAGCGCAGTTGAACAAGATGAAACAGTTGATCAGTGCAAATGTGCACCAAATCACACCGATGTTTTCTACCTTGCAAAAAGAGAATATTTTACTTTCTCGCAAAATCGATAGCCTTGAATCAATGATTACTGAATTAAAAGAGGCCAATGAAGAAAGACAAGTTTCTACTACGAGCGAAGCGGTAATAAAGGAACCTGTTGTAAGCTTACCTGAGAAAGAGGTGGTGATTGCAGAAAAAATTGTTCCGAAAGCTGCAGAACCGAAACCAGAAGCGAGTGCTGCTACTCCTGTTTTAAATAAGGAGCAGGTAAAGCCTAAAGAACCGTCGAAACTTTCTGAGCCAGAACGAACAATCAAAAAAATTACTGCGAAGGATTCTAAACCGGTAGAAGGGGAGAACTCCAATCCAGTAAAAGAAGAAAAAACAGATGTTTTGAAGACGAAACGACCAGCACCACAGCGTCTTCTTCCTAAAGCAGAAGAGGTAGGAACTACGCGGAAAGAACCGAGGAAGCGGCCAGTTGTCAATCCATTTCGTTCGGATTTTCTGACATTAAAAGAATGTTTTTTAGAATTGGAAAACGCACCGCGTTTTGACAAGCAGGTTCGATTGAGTAAATTTGATTATCGAAAATCTGTTACTCATGTTCATTATATCGAGTACCGTTGGGAGAATGCAGTTCTTGATAAGGATGATTATCAGTTTTTCGGATTAGAGAACTTTGAGAAGCAGGTCAAAGAGTTACCAGAATTTCTTGCGGTCTTGAAATCTGATAGCAAAAAGGAATCGCTCTTTAATCAGAATAGCTTCAAAATGAAAAAGACTGTTTGGGAAAGAATAAAGGCCTACCATTTATTAAGTATTTATTTGGACCAGATTCTTGAATGGCGTCAAGGATAATCCCAATTTTTCATAGTGACGGGGCAAGGTGGCTAGGACTCTATGAGTGTCCTAACTACTTTGCCCTATTGAGATTATAGGAACAAGGAGAAAGATGAGACAATGAAGCTTATTTCCGTAAAAGAACAGCCTGAGTATCAAGAAGCTGCTATACAGTATTTCCAAAAACGTTGGGGAAGTGAAGAAACAAATGCGCTTTATGCAGATGCTATCTCGCATGCTGTTACATCCGATTCACCTCTTCCTCAGTGGTATTTGTTGTACAAAAATCAGCAGATTGTCGGCTGTGCCGGTTTGATCACGAATGATTTTATCAGCAGAATGGATCTATACCCATGGCTTTGTGCGTTGTATGTGGAGAAAGCAGCTCGGGGCCACAATTTGAGTCGTCTATTAGTAGAGCAGGCAAAAATAGATGCGGAAGAATCGGGTTTCAAACAACTGTATTTATGTACAGATCATGTTGGATTTTATGAAAAAATGGGTTTCTCCTATATCGGGGATGGCTATCATCCGTGGGGAGAAAAGAGCCGAATTTATTCTGTTTCACTCAATGAACAAAATGAAGAATTAAACATTATTTATAAAGATTAAAGGAGGGAAAAGTATGAAATCAATAGTAGATTATGAAGTTGTTTTTTTAAAGAGAAAAGTGTTGATGGGGCTTTCTTCAGATGTACAAGAGGAAACGCCCGATATGGAGTTATGGGGAGCCTTCTATAAAAACTTTTATGAGAAGGTACCAAACAGGTTGAACGAAAAGGTTTATGAAGTATACTCTAGTATTGATTCACATCTGTTGACCTGCCAGGTTACTATCGGTTGTGAGGTCGCTAACTCAGAGAAGCCTCCGAAAAATGCTAGGGAAATAGTGATTCCAGCGGGGAACTTTGCTAAATTTACGCTTAGAGGAAATGTTTACGAGATAGTTCCAAATTTTTGGAAGCAATTGAAGCATGTGACTCTTCCGTTTGAACGCAGCTATAGCTATGATTTTGAAGAATACCCGACAAGTGAAACAGATGATGTAACTGTTTCTGTCTATTTAGGTATTCAATGAGGGCATAGTAATTTTTAGAAAAGGATAAGGAGGTACGTGTGAGCAATAAAGAACAGGAGCTATTTGAGCTTCATTATCGAGGGCAAGGATTTGTTATTATGAAAAGCAAATTATCCTATCAAATCAGGTGGTTAGTAGGTGCTTTTGGTAGAGAAGCAATTTATCCTATTTCTGAAGAACTCGTGCAGACAGCAATGCAATCAAACGCAGAGGCTTGTGCGGTAATGAATTATGTAGAGACAGGGAACTGGCCAACAAAACAAACAGAAGCTGAGAAGGAACAAGCAACGAAAGCCTTTTTAAGGAGACATCCGGAGCTGCTGATTAAGATACCGGATAATCAGAAAAAGTTTGATTCGAAGGAGTTGAAAGACCTATTGTCTCGTGGTAAGCGTATTTTAGAGAAATAGGGTGATCTGATTAAAAGGATACGGAAAAGGGCGTAGCTGATGATTATAGCAGAAGGATTTTTTCCTGAGAATATTACAGGGTTTGGGGTAGTTGAACGAGACAAGCACTGTGACGAGGTACTTCGGACACAAGTTTATCAAGCTGTAAGGATGTGCTAAAAAGAAGTAATCTCTTGGGTGCCTCCAACGTATCCTAAGAATTTTTATTAAGCCTTTTTGATTGGGAGAGGGCAATAGCTGAGTTGTTTGATACATGAGACATATAACCGCGTGAATTGAATGTAAGAGACGATATAGGAGATACAATGGATGAGCTGATTCCGTCATTAGAAATGGATACTTGAAGTGTTTGCTGAGGCGCTAAGGGCTATCAAGACCTGTCGGCAGCTCACTGTATAGTATATCCAATCACAATAATGTTTTAACCTCTGAGGTATTTGATCAAATTCTGACCATGATTTAAGAAGAAATGGAACAAATCAAACCACGTTTTTTGAGAACAGGCTGTTTTTCATTTTTTATTCTGTTATACTAAAAGAAAGAACAAACGTTCTTATTATTTATTGGCGAAGGAGAAGAGGCAATGAAGAATATTCAAGGAACCTGTTTGTGTGGGAAAAATCATTTGGTAATCAAAGAGTATGGGCATTTTGTCTACAGTTGTCACTGTGATATGTGCCGCAAAATGTCAGCGGGGCCTGTCATGGCAGTTGATCCTGAAACAAGTGATAATGTGGAATTACAACTGGATGATTCTTCAGTTACTTACTATCATTCAAGCCCGGAAGTAGAGCGGGCCTTCTGCTCGACATGCGGGACCTATTTGTTTTGGCATCATATCGAACGAGACCATTACTGTATGAATGCTGAGTTGTTCCCAGATATCATCAAAGGGGCTGAGTTTGGGTTGCAGGTGTTTTATGATAAAAAGCCGAACTACTATGATTTTTCAAATAAAACAAAGAAAATGAGCAGCAAGTGGGAAGAAATGTAAAAGAATAGTTAATAGAAAAGGCTGGGCTGATACATCGGTCTTTTCAGCTATCTTGAGGCCCTTATTAGTACAAATACAACGCAGCATAACCTAGTTGAACAACTTGTTTCGTTTGTCTTAGAAGAAAGTACAAAGGAGAAAGTGAGGGATTGTATGCTACGATATACCGAACGTCTAGTTTTACGTCCTTGGAAAGAAGAGGATGCCGAGTGTCTCTACGAACTCGCGAAAGACCCTAAGGTAGGACCCATGGCTGGTTGGCCACCACACATTAGCGTCGAGAATAGTAAAGAAATCATTCAGCAGGCCTTAATGGCTCCTCTTACTTTCGCATTAGCATTGAAGGATGAGCCACATAAAGTAATCGGAAGTATAGGTATTATGCTGAATTCGGAAGAAATCCGTTTCCCTTTTATGGATCAAAAGGATGCAGAAATCGGTTTTTGGTTAGGCGTTCCTTATTGGGGAAAGGGCTATGTACCGGAAGCAGTAAGAAATCTCTTAGCCTACTGCTTTGAAGAATTGCTTTTAGATAATATCTGGTGTGGGTATTATGAAGGAAATGACAAATCTAAAAGAGTTCAGGAGAAGCTTGGATTTGACTATGTCCGAACGGAAAAGCAGCTTTACGCTCCTTTGCTTGATGAATACCGCGATGAACATTTTACAAAATTGAGTAAGAAACAATGGCTCATTGTCAAATTGGACTGATGAGTAGAAATAAGGAGGTTGGTTATTGAAAGAGAAAATCTTTTGATAACCAACTTCTTTGTTATGTCATTTTTATCAGATCGTTCATAAGAAAAATTCGTGTTTTCATATTTTGAAAGGATTTAAACCCATAAGAGACACGCTTTAGTGCTTTTATATGAGTATTCATTGCTTCTATTTTTCCATTCGAATAAGGATAAATCATGGCATTTCGGATTCCTTCTTCATAGGTTAATAAGTTGGTGATTGATTGACGAAATACTTCATCTAATTCTTCTGGAAGGGTCCGTAGTTGTTCAAAGAATTGTTCATGATCTTTCCTTCGGAAAGCCTCGGTTAATTCATGAAATACTTGATACGTAAAATGCAGTGCCGGAGAAAACTCAAGGAGTCGATCAATCATCATGGCTTCTGTCAGATAAGGAAACTTAGGGGCTCTAAAGCTGCGCCAAGTTTTGTAGATCGAATGATTAATATGGGCTCGATTTTTCAATAAAAAGCGCCAATTACTTTTTAATTTATTCGCTAAAGGATGTTTATTTTCCTGTCTCAATCGCGCAACCTCTTTGATACGAAAGGCATTAAAGGCCCGATTAAGGTGTTGAACAACATGAAATCGGTCAACGACCAACTTTGCTTGAGGGAATACACGGGGAATCAATTGAAAATAAGCGGCATTCATATCTGTGACTAGAAATTGTACCTTCTCCGGATTTGAACATTTTTGAAAGTAATGAACCAAATGGTTCAATTTTCTAGAAGGAAGAATATCAACCAGTTCACCTGTTTCTCCATCAGCACAAATAAAACTCATCTTATCTTCAATAGACGTATGAGAACGGAATTCATCAACCATTAAAACAGAAGGCAGATAGGTTCGTTTTCGTGTAGGAAGATAGGCTTCTGTTGTCTTAAGTACACGAATGACTGTCGTAATAGAGACATGGCACAGAGAGGCAATCAGGCGAAGAGATATCTTCTCTTTTAGTAGTGCAAGAATTTTAACCTGTAACTGTTTGGCAATAAAGCAATGTGGTGCAACGAAATAAGACTGAGCCGTCCAGTGGCGAGAACAGGAACGACAAAAGTAGCGTTGTTTCGCTAATTTCATGACTAGGGGCAAGTATTGATAGGAATCAAAACGAATCATTGTCGCTTTTGTTCCATTTTTAACCACTGCTTGTTTCCCCGTGAGGGGAACTTTTGAAGAAGAGCAGTAGGGACAATGAGCCATACAGGGAGAAAGCTTGGCGTGAACGATAAGTGTCTGCGTTCCTTTGATTTTTTGTTCTGAGACTTCTGAAATAGTTAGGTTTTTGTCTATGATTCGTAGCATTTTTTTGATAGTATTAGTCATAGCATATCGTTCCTTCCGATTAGATTTGGTTGTGGTGACTTAATCCTATCAGAGAACGATATGTTTTTTTAGATAAAAATAAACATGGGACTGAAAAAAGTATTTCTACTTTCATCAGTCCCATTTATTATAGAGCCGAAACAATGGGGACTAAAGAAAGCATGTGAATAAAAAAATAAGCCTTTAAACCTTTTCATATGAGAAGGTTTAAAGGACGATGGTTCTTCTGGATTAGAAGAAGAAGCCAATGATAGTCATAGCTGCATCATATAAAAATTGTAAAGCACCAAAAATGAATGACATTTAAGTAACCTCTTTATTTCTTAATGTAATAATAAAATAACATATATCTACGCTGAACACAATACTTTTTTTGAAAGAAATTATTTACATTAGAAAAAGATGTGAGACCTCTACCAAAAAAGCTTTAGAACGAATGATTTAGTCGGAATAAAGATAATCTATTAATTTCTACTAGGGTGGTTTACATTTGATTCTTTTTTTTATATACTTAGTTAAGCAACTTAATTAAGTTCGTTAATTAATTAATTGGTTGGTGAGGAAAGGAATGGATTCTGTGACTATCAATAAAAAGCATTTGATAAAGGAAGAAAACTTAAAGAATATGAAGATGTTCCTTTATCAGAAGGAGATGGCAACAAAAGCGGAGTTGGCTGAGGCGGCAAATGTCAGTGTGGTAACCTCCAACGCTTTAGTAAAAGAA from Enterococcus sp. 9E7_DIV0242 includes these protein-coding regions:
- a CDS encoding GNAT family N-acetyltransferase, giving the protein MKLISVKEQPEYQEAAIQYFQKRWGSEETNALYADAISHAVTSDSPLPQWYLLYKNQQIVGCAGLITNDFISRMDLYPWLCALYVEKAARGHNLSRLLVEQAKIDAEESGFKQLYLCTDHVGFYEKMGFSYIGDGYHPWGEKSRIYSVSLNEQNEELNIIYKD
- a CDS encoding GFA family protein, which gives rise to MKNIQGTCLCGKNHLVIKEYGHFVYSCHCDMCRKMSAGPVMAVDPETSDNVELQLDDSSVTYYHSSPEVERAFCSTCGTYLFWHHIERDHYCMNAELFPDIIKGAEFGLQVFYDKKPNYYDFSNKTKKMSSKWEEM
- a CDS encoding ISL3 family transposase; the protein is MTNTIKKMLRIIDKNLTISEVSEQKIKGTQTLIVHAKLSPCMAHCPYCSSSKVPLTGKQAVVKNGTKATMIRFDSYQYLPLVMKLAKQRYFCRSCSRHWTAQSYFVAPHCFIAKQLQVKILALLKEKISLRLIASLCHVSITTVIRVLKTTEAYLPTRKRTYLPSVLMVDEFRSHTSIEDKMSFICADGETGELVDILPSRKLNHLVHYFQKCSNPEKVQFLVTDMNAAYFQLIPRVFPQAKLVVDRFHVVQHLNRAFNAFRIKEVARLRQENKHPLANKLKSNWRFLLKNRAHINHSIYKTWRSFRAPKFPYLTEAMMIDRLLEFSPALHFTYQVFHELTEAFRRKDHEQFFEQLRTLPEELDEVFRQSITNLLTYEEGIRNAMIYPYSNGKIEAMNTHIKALKRVSYGFKSFQNMKTRIFLMNDLIKMT
- a CDS encoding GNAT family N-acetyltransferase, giving the protein MLRYTERLVLRPWKEEDAECLYELAKDPKVGPMAGWPPHISVENSKEIIQQALMAPLTFALALKDEPHKVIGSIGIMLNSEEIRFPFMDQKDAEIGFWLGVPYWGKGYVPEAVRNLLAYCFEELLLDNIWCGYYEGNDKSKRVQEKLGFDYVRTEKQLYAPLLDEYRDEHFTKLSKKQWLIVKLD
- a CDS encoding GyrI-like domain-containing protein, translated to MKSIVDYEVVFLKRKVLMGLSSDVQEETPDMELWGAFYKNFYEKVPNRLNEKVYEVYSSIDSHLLTCQVTIGCEVANSEKPPKNAREIVIPAGNFAKFTLRGNVYEIVPNFWKQLKHVTLPFERSYSYDFEEYPTSETDDVTVSVYLGIQ